In the Acidobacteriota bacterium genome, one interval contains:
- a CDS encoding phosphoglucosamine mutase: MKLFGTDGIRGEAGRFPLDGRTVEAVCTAVARRLAGGGGPAVLVARDTRESGPWIRDRARRAFAAAGVATLDLGVLPTPVAARAAARHGCAGALVISASHNPYTDNGLKFLTAEGTKLPDDLEAAVEAEVPGSTAPGDDGGEAPPPAFALDPAVDLAADPETLREYTDFLGRSFPRGTAGRPGLRVVVDCANGAASPLARLASDRFGLSLLAIHDTPDGRNINAGCGAVCPGTAARAVVETGAGLGLSLDGDGDRLMACDAAGRVLDGDALLYVLARWLASRNALPGAAVVGTVMTNLGLERALARDGIRLERTPVGDRHIQARLREQGCALGGEPSGHLIVAPYALTGDGFLAGCLLLEVLADTGEPLPGLLLGYTPCPSRIFNLRVRERKPLAEIDAVGRLEEAVKRLAGEAGRTVIRYSGTEPLLRVLVEAEGLDGILPALEPLLDQIRQS; the protein is encoded by the coding sequence ATGAAGCTGTTCGGGACCGACGGCATCCGGGGTGAGGCGGGGCGGTTCCCCCTGGACGGCCGCACCGTCGAAGCCGTCTGCACGGCCGTGGCCCGCCGCCTGGCGGGCGGGGGGGGGCCGGCCGTCCTGGTGGCCCGGGACACCCGCGAATCCGGGCCCTGGATCCGCGACCGGGCGCGACGCGCCTTCGCGGCGGCCGGGGTGGCCACCCTCGATCTCGGCGTCCTGCCGACCCCCGTCGCGGCGCGCGCGGCGGCGCGGCACGGGTGCGCGGGCGCCCTGGTGATCTCGGCCTCCCACAACCCCTACACGGACAACGGGCTCAAATTCCTCACGGCGGAAGGGACCAAGCTCCCGGACGACCTGGAGGCGGCCGTCGAGGCGGAGGTCCCGGGGTCGACGGCGCCCGGGGACGACGGCGGGGAGGCCCCCCCGCCGGCCTTTGCCCTCGACCCGGCCGTCGACCTGGCCGCCGATCCCGAAACCCTGCGCGAGTACACGGATTTCCTGGGCCGGTCCTTCCCCCGCGGCACGGCCGGGCGCCCGGGCCTGCGGGTCGTGGTGGACTGCGCCAACGGGGCGGCTTCCCCGCTGGCCCGGCTTGCCTCGGACCGCTTCGGCCTCTCCCTGCTGGCCATCCACGACACCCCCGACGGGCGGAACATCAACGCCGGCTGCGGGGCGGTCTGCCCCGGAACGGCGGCCCGGGCGGTCGTCGAGACGGGCGCCGGCCTGGGGCTCTCCCTGGACGGGGACGGGGACCGCCTCATGGCCTGCGACGCGGCCGGGCGGGTCCTCGACGGGGACGCCCTCCTGTACGTTCTCGCCCGGTGGCTGGCCAGCCGGAACGCGCTCCCCGGGGCCGCGGTGGTGGGCACGGTGATGACCAACCTGGGCCTGGAGCGGGCGCTCGCCCGGGACGGGATCCGCCTGGAACGGACCCCCGTGGGGGACCGGCACATCCAGGCGAGGCTGCGGGAGCAGGGCTGCGCCCTCGGGGGGGAACCCTCCGGGCACCTGATCGTGGCCCCGTACGCCCTGACGGGGGACGGCTTCCTGGCCGGCTGCCTGCTGCTCGAAGTCCTGGCCGATACGGGGGAGCCGCTCCCGGGGCTGCTCCTGGGTTACACCCCCTGCCCCTCGCGGATCTTCAACCTCCGGGTCCGCGAGCGGAAGCCGCTGGCGGAGATCGACGCGGTCGGCCGCCTGGAGGAGGCCGTGAAGCGCCTGGCGGGCGAAGCGGGGCGGACCGTGATCCGCTACTCCGGCACGGAGCCCCTCCTGAGGGTCCTCGTGGAAGCCGAGGGCCTCGACGGCATCCTCCCGGCCCTCGAGCCGCTCCTGGACCAGATCCGGCAAAGCTGA
- a CDS encoding DUF2007 domain-containing protein yields the protein MWCPICKAEYVETITECSDCHVALVETLPEDSEEVEYIPGHWAVAAEFADEVAANLAEGLLQENGVECRLENQTFHAGPVTVSEDITHLRIWVEPENLEEAKRILEEAENYDLCSECGAVVLKEDESCAECGASLQD from the coding sequence ATGTGGTGCCCGATCTGCAAAGCCGAGTACGTTGAGACCATCACCGAGTGTTCGGATTGCCATGTGGCGCTGGTGGAAACCCTTCCCGAGGATTCGGAGGAAGTGGAGTACATCCCCGGGCACTGGGCGGTGGCGGCCGAGTTCGCCGACGAGGTGGCCGCCAATCTCGCGGAAGGGCTGCTCCAGGAGAACGGCGTCGAGTGCCGCCTGGAGAACCAGACTTTCCATGCGGGCCCCGTGACGGTGTCCGAGGACATCACCCACTTGCGCATCTGGGTGGAGCCCGAGAACCTCGAGGAAGCGAAACGGATCCTGGAGGAGGCCGAGAACTACGACCTCTGCTCCGAGTGCGGCGCCGTGGTGCTCAAGGAGGACGAGAGCTGCGCGGAGTGCGGGGCGTCCCTCCAGGACTGA